Genomic window (Prinia subflava isolate CZ2003 ecotype Zambia chromosome 35, Cam_Psub_1.2, whole genome shotgun sequence):
TTCCATGGCAGCTGGATCCACtgctcccctggcagctggaTCCAGAACTTCCATGGCAGCCAGATCCGGAACTTCCATGACATCCAGACCCGCCACTGCTCCCACGGCAGCCGGATCCgctgctcccctggcagccGGATCCACCGCTCCCCTGGCAGCCGGATCCGCCGCTCCTGTGGCACCCAGATCCGCCACCGCTCCCGTGGCAGCCGGATCCGGCGCTTCCGTGACATCCAGACCCGCCACTGCTCCCACG
Coding sequences:
- the LOC134563276 gene encoding chorion class high-cysteine HCB protein 13-like, with protein sequence MSFPGRSPAMCSRQDKDQCQQQERPSCHGSGSSCHGSSGSGCRGSSGGSGCHGSAGSGCHGSGGGSGCHRSGGSGCQGSGGSGCQGSSGSGCRGSSGGSGCHGSSGSGCHGKPQQCKQQIYQVPSNMK